From the genome of Elusimicrobium sp., one region includes:
- a CDS encoding RNA methyltransferase, translating into MSRFCVVLVRPRDPNNMGACARAMGNFGLTDLRIVNPYPPIWQEAVSAVGVADILKNARCFDTLDEALADTHFSLAATALKKREVKQEIVVLPALNDRLAETDGLTALVFGNEKTGLSNEDISRCQAVLNIPTASKQPSINLAQAVILTCYELSRRADFKPLRSAPSKKMLPTDEQKELVVESLDRVCEKLHLRTDLTPAQRKAFLRSVLKESSLSKDRLFFIKKLVEKIAGELD; encoded by the coding sequence GTGAGTCGTTTTTGTGTTGTACTGGTTCGCCCGCGTGACCCCAATAATATGGGGGCTTGTGCGCGCGCCATGGGAAACTTCGGCTTAACCGATTTGCGCATTGTGAACCCTTACCCGCCGATTTGGCAGGAAGCCGTCAGCGCGGTGGGTGTGGCGGATATCCTGAAAAATGCGCGTTGTTTTGATACATTGGACGAAGCCTTGGCAGACACTCACTTTTCTTTGGCGGCTACCGCTCTAAAAAAACGGGAAGTGAAGCAGGAAATTGTCGTTTTGCCCGCACTCAATGACCGCCTGGCCGAAACAGACGGACTGACAGCCTTGGTATTCGGGAACGAAAAAACGGGTCTCAGTAACGAAGATATCTCCCGTTGCCAAGCGGTTCTTAATATCCCTACGGCGTCCAAACAGCCTTCTATCAATTTAGCACAAGCCGTTATTTTAACCTGTTACGAACTTTCGCGCCGGGCCGACTTTAAGCCCTTGCGTTCCGCCCCTTCCAAAAAAATGCTACCGACGGACGAGCAAAAAGAATTGGTGGTGGAGTCTTTGGACAGAGTCTGCGAAAAACTGCATTTGCGTACCGATCTTACCCCGGCCCAACGCAAGGCTTTTTTGCGTTCGGTGCTAAAGGAAAGTTCCCTTTCCAAAGACCGTTTGTTTTTTATCAAAAAATTGGTGGAAAAAATAGCCGGAGAATTAGACTAA
- the rdgB gene encoding RdgB/HAM1 family non-canonical purine NTP pyrophosphatase, whose protein sequence is MKILIATGNPHKFKELSAILPTTLKNGTPIEYVSLASFKGVSLPEETGDTLEANAEIKARYAAKETGLAALSDDTGLEVDFLNGAPGVYTARYAGEHADADDNNRKLLAALEGQVLSQRKASFRTVACLATPEGRVQTFEGILDGYIGFGYRGEHGFGYDPIFMVENTQKTLAEMTDDEKNKISHRFRAFQKLAEYLVLLK, encoded by the coding sequence ATGAAGATTTTAATTGCTACGGGCAATCCGCACAAATTCAAAGAACTTAGTGCTATTTTGCCTACCACTCTCAAAAATGGCACGCCCATTGAATATGTCAGTTTGGCATCGTTCAAGGGCGTGTCCCTTCCTGAGGAAACAGGAGACACCCTGGAAGCCAATGCGGAAATAAAAGCTCGCTATGCCGCCAAGGAAACGGGGCTTGCGGCCTTGTCCGACGATACCGGTTTAGAAGTAGATTTCTTAAACGGGGCACCCGGAGTTTATACGGCCCGTTACGCAGGCGAACACGCGGACGCCGACGATAACAACCGCAAACTGCTTGCCGCGTTGGAAGGCCAAGTATTGTCGCAACGCAAAGCCAGTTTTAGAACGGTAGCCTGTTTGGCCACGCCGGAAGGACGCGTACAAACCTTTGAAGGCATTTTGGACGGATACATCGGGTTTGGATATCGTGGAGAACACGGCTTTGGGTATGACCCGATTTTTATGGTAGAAAACACCCAAAAAACCTTGGCCGAAATGACGGACGATGAAAAAAATAAAATCAGCCACCGTTTCCGTGCTTTCCAAAAACTGGCAGAGTATTTGGTTCTGCTAAAATAA
- the buk gene encoding butyrate kinase, which produces MEYNILVINPGSTSDDIGYYRGSEPVFEVTVRYSITDLEPYEGKNVTEQLPLRRKLILDYLIDHEVSLKEIHAVIGRGGFIHSIEGGVYAVNDKMIADLEKGQYGVHPSNLGGILARDIAQYAGCPSFIANPVVIDELQPIARYSGMPENPRISIFHALSQKRVARLIADKLGKPYEELNCIVCHGGGGITVGAHRKGKVVDVNNGYEGDGPMTPQRSGGTPNTGLVQMCYSGQYTQHDIRLKLRGKGGLVAYTGTSDVKDLEEYIRTGEKRPGSLITCTQEEAKLAEDAMIYQIAKYIGAMAVVLEGKVDFIALTGGLMHSKYIPQEIGRYVGWIAPMYVFPGSEEKEALREAARRALNNPEIIKNYN; this is translated from the coding sequence ATGGAATACAACATCCTTGTTATTAACCCGGGTTCTACCTCGGACGATATCGGATATTACCGGGGCAGTGAACCCGTATTCGAAGTGACCGTGCGTTATTCCATTACCGATTTGGAACCATACGAAGGCAAAAATGTTACCGAACAACTGCCTCTTCGCCGTAAACTTATCTTAGATTATTTAATCGATCATGAAGTATCACTCAAGGAAATTCACGCCGTTATCGGGCGAGGGGGATTTATTCACTCCATCGAAGGCGGTGTATATGCCGTCAACGATAAAATGATTGCCGATTTGGAAAAAGGCCAATATGGTGTGCACCCCAGCAACCTCGGCGGTATTTTGGCGCGCGACATCGCCCAGTATGCCGGTTGCCCCAGTTTTATTGCCAACCCCGTAGTGATTGACGAACTTCAACCGATTGCCCGTTATTCGGGTATGCCCGAAAACCCGCGTATTTCTATTTTTCATGCCTTGAGCCAAAAACGCGTGGCTCGTTTGATTGCCGATAAATTGGGTAAACCGTATGAAGAGTTAAACTGCATCGTTTGCCATGGCGGCGGCGGAATTACGGTGGGGGCTCACCGTAAAGGGAAAGTGGTGGACGTAAATAACGGCTATGAAGGGGACGGCCCCATGACACCCCAACGAAGCGGCGGTACGCCCAATACGGGTTTGGTGCAAATGTGTTATTCCGGCCAATATACCCAACACGATATCCGCCTAAAACTGCGCGGAAAAGGCGGTTTGGTTGCCTATACGGGTACTTCCGATGTGAAAGATTTGGAAGAATATATACGCACCGGCGAAAAACGCCCCGGATCTTTAATTACCTGCACGCAGGAAGAAGCCAAACTGGCCGAAGATGCCATGATTTACCAAATCGCTAAATACATCGGGGCGATGGCGGTGGTGTTGGAAGGAAAAGTAGATTTTATTGCTTTAACAGGCGGACTGATGCACAGTAAATATATTCCGCAGGAAATCGGCCGCTATGTGGGCTGGATTGCCCCTATGTATGTTTTCCCCGGAAGTGAAGAAAAAGAAGCCTTGCGTGAAGCCGCCCGCCGGGCCTTAAATAATCCCGAAATCATTAAAAATTACAACTGA
- a CDS encoding phosphate butyryltransferase, with translation MKFTSFADLINQVKGKSNRVVVPGANNKEALEAIKMADDNGLISHGILIGPINAVKEMVQAAGLNESKFEFIDCEDVPTMCKLAVDQILEGKGDFLIKGLVDTKYYMKAILNKDAHLVPEGALLSHFVLFSTPKYKKPFAVTDSAVVIAPTLEQKAKIIQNAVNTMHKLGLENPKVACVCPVEKVNEKIPSTVDAAALAQMNAEGKIAGCTVEGPYDLYISLSAEKAAEKGIKDAKVAGDADILMLPDLDAANPLYKALAFFGDQMEAAAVLVGPKIPVILPSRADDPKVKLNAIALCSYLKEDK, from the coding sequence ATGAAATTCACAAGTTTTGCCGACTTAATCAATCAAGTAAAAGGCAAATCCAACCGCGTCGTTGTTCCCGGCGCCAATAACAAAGAAGCCTTGGAAGCCATTAAAATGGCTGATGATAACGGGCTTATTTCCCATGGTATTTTAATCGGGCCCATTAACGCCGTAAAAGAAATGGTACAGGCGGCCGGGCTTAATGAAAGCAAATTTGAATTTATTGATTGCGAAGATGTCCCCACCATGTGCAAATTGGCCGTGGATCAAATTTTGGAAGGGAAAGGCGACTTTTTGATTAAAGGTCTTGTAGATACCAAATACTACATGAAAGCCATTTTGAACAAAGACGCTCACCTCGTGCCCGAAGGAGCCCTTCTTTCCCACTTTGTGCTTTTCAGCACTCCCAAATACAAAAAACCCTTTGCCGTCACCGATTCCGCTGTGGTAATTGCTCCTACCTTGGAACAAAAAGCCAAAATTATTCAAAATGCGGTAAATACCATGCATAAATTGGGTTTGGAAAACCCGAAAGTAGCCTGTGTGTGCCCGGTGGAAAAAGTGAACGAAAAAATTCCCTCTACCGTGGATGCCGCCGCGCTTGCCCAAATGAACGCGGAAGGTAAAATTGCCGGTTGTACGGTAGAAGGGCCGTATGATTTGTACATTTCTTTGTCTGCCGAAAAGGCCGCCGAAAAAGGCATTAAAGATGCCAAAGTGGCCGGTGATGCCGACATTTTGATGCTGCCCGATTTGGACGCCGCCAACCCGCTCTACAAAGCCTTGGCTTTCTTTGGCGACCAAATGGAAGCGGCTGCCGTTTTGGTGGGGCCGAAAATTCCGGTCATCTTGCCTTCTCGTGCCGATGACCCCAAAGTAAAACTAAACGCTATTGCGCTTTGCTCTTACTTAAAAGAAGATAAATAA
- the lpdA gene encoding dihydrolipoyl dehydrogenase — translation MLYTGAEMKHIVIIGGGPAGYPAALKAANLGAQVTLIEKNKLGGVCLNCGCIPSKSLLDAAHRFQVARGVASLCKEGGAETAEKLFELKDWEKIKSRQQTAARKLTQGIGFLLKKAGVEVIAGEGSFVNEHTVLVKTTEGEKEISCDGVILATGSEAFFPPPFDTIKDQIYDNSTIFDMPALPKSIVIVGGGVIGCEFADLMSSLGVEVSVVEMQPRILPLEDEGAARALSQALTKRGVKFYLGVRAEQAQKTSEGFLITLTDGQTISAETVLAAIGRTVDLASLGLEKIGVEWNRKGVQVNPQTLQLKNDIYAAGDVTGLMQLAHAATRQGEVAAANLLGGTAVYHNDRVPRAIYTSPEIASVGLTRAQAAERGLTIKAKKAFLLANGRAVAQDQAEGFFEILLEESTDKIVGATLVGANASELVHVISVALAAQMTGSELAEVIFAHPTLAESIGEALHK, via the coding sequence ATGCTGTACACGGGGGCTGAAATGAAACATATTGTTATTATCGGGGGCGGCCCCGCCGGTTATCCGGCGGCCCTGAAAGCCGCAAACTTGGGGGCACAAGTAACACTGATTGAAAAAAATAAATTAGGCGGGGTGTGCTTAAACTGCGGTTGTATTCCTTCCAAATCGTTATTGGATGCCGCGCATCGTTTTCAGGTGGCCCGGGGGGTGGCCTCTTTGTGTAAAGAGGGCGGAGCGGAAACGGCCGAAAAATTATTTGAACTGAAAGATTGGGAAAAAATAAAATCTCGCCAACAAACCGCTGCGCGTAAATTAACGCAAGGGATTGGGTTTTTGCTTAAAAAAGCCGGAGTGGAAGTGATAGCGGGTGAAGGTTCTTTCGTCAACGAACATACCGTCTTGGTAAAAACCACTGAAGGAGAAAAAGAAATCTCTTGCGACGGGGTCATTTTGGCTACCGGCTCCGAAGCGTTTTTCCCGCCTCCGTTTGATACCATTAAAGACCAAATTTACGATAATTCCACCATTTTCGATATGCCCGCTTTGCCCAAAAGCATTGTGATTGTGGGCGGTGGGGTAATCGGTTGTGAATTTGCAGATTTGATGAGTTCTTTGGGTGTGGAGGTAAGCGTGGTGGAAATGCAACCGCGTATCTTACCGTTGGAAGACGAAGGTGCCGCGAGGGCGTTGTCCCAAGCTCTTACGAAGCGCGGCGTAAAATTTTACTTGGGCGTGCGCGCCGAACAGGCCCAAAAAACATCGGAAGGTTTTTTGATTACCTTGACCGACGGCCAAACGATTTCCGCCGAAACGGTGCTGGCGGCTATTGGAAGAACAGTAGATTTGGCTTCTCTCGGTTTGGAAAAAATCGGGGTGGAGTGGAACCGTAAAGGAGTGCAGGTAAATCCTCAAACGCTACAACTGAAAAACGATATTTATGCTGCGGGTGATGTAACGGGACTGATGCAACTGGCCCATGCGGCTACGCGTCAAGGCGAAGTGGCGGCTGCCAATTTGCTGGGCGGAACGGCCGTGTATCACAACGATCGCGTGCCGCGTGCCATTTATACTTCACCGGAAATTGCTTCCGTAGGGCTTACGCGCGCGCAAGCGGCGGAACGAGGGTTGACTATAAAAGCCAAAAAGGCCTTTTTGCTGGCTAACGGTCGCGCCGTGGCACAGGATCAAGCGGAAGGGTTCTTTGAAATTTTACTGGAAGAATCTACCGACAAAATTGTAGGGGCAACTTTAGTAGGGGCCAATGCCTCGGAACTTGTGCACGTGATTTCCGTAGCGTTGGCGGCTCAAATGACCGGTAGCGAATTGGCGGAAGTTATTTTTGCACACCCTACTTTGGCGGAATCTATCGGGGAGGCTTTACATAAGTGA
- the radC gene encoding DNA repair protein RadC yields the protein MPKNEKPSYIGHRERIREKFASAGLDSFLDHETLELLLTYAVARKDTKPIAWALLKRFGSLAAVLDAETEQLAQVKGVGPQTALFIKLIRGVFKKYTLDEVKERVAIRTPQQVLEYCKASLAGKKEESLEVIYLSVRNTVMGTQVLASGLIDRVAVSPRKIVESALAAKASAFILVHNHPSGDASPSQEDILFTHDIIRAAKLFDISVHDHIIIGGNSHYSMKANGII from the coding sequence ATGCCCAAAAACGAAAAACCGTCTTATATCGGTCACCGTGAAAGAATCCGCGAAAAATTTGCTTCGGCCGGGTTAGATTCTTTTTTGGATCACGAAACATTGGAACTTTTGCTTACCTATGCCGTAGCCCGCAAGGATACAAAACCCATTGCGTGGGCACTTCTAAAACGCTTTGGGTCGTTAGCCGCCGTGTTGGACGCGGAAACGGAACAACTTGCGCAAGTAAAAGGAGTCGGCCCGCAAACGGCTTTATTTATTAAACTGATTCGGGGTGTGTTCAAAAAATATACTTTAGATGAGGTAAAAGAACGGGTAGCAATTCGCACTCCGCAGCAGGTGTTGGAGTATTGCAAGGCCTCGTTAGCCGGCAAAAAAGAAGAATCTTTGGAAGTCATTTATCTTTCTGTAAGAAACACCGTTATGGGCACGCAGGTGTTGGCCTCGGGGTTGATTGACAGAGTGGCTGTTTCTCCCAGAAAAATAGTGGAAAGTGCCCTGGCGGCCAAAGCATCTGCCTTTATTTTGGTACACAATCACCCGTCCGGCGATGCGTCCCCCTCGCAAGAGGATATTTTATTCACGCACGACATTATCCGTGCGGCAAAACTTTTTGATATTTCGGTGCATGACCATATTATTATCGGAGGCAATTCGCATTACAGTATGAAAGCGAATGGAATAATCTAA
- a CDS encoding ComF family protein, translated as MKISFFFREIPSYLLHFFFPKTCFACGCDLARRAEHSLCPRCLDGLKEPGPHICRRCGAVLKSGGAHCYACRGSKASKYKCALIRSAFVFNNSSRAWVHALKYGGADYLGKEMGKEMARRFCRYPEMAQAEVIMPVPLFSKKYRERGYNQSELLAQSLAEELLIPLDKTSLKRTRNTVSQTTLGRKGRLENMTGSFVCRNPKSVYRKTVLLIDDVATTGATLEGCAQALKRAGAKKVLAYTFARE; from the coding sequence ATGAAAATTTCCTTTTTCTTTCGCGAGATACCTTCTTACCTGTTACATTTCTTTTTCCCAAAAACTTGTTTTGCCTGCGGGTGTGATTTGGCCCGCCGTGCGGAACACTCGCTTTGCCCGCGTTGTTTGGACGGGTTAAAAGAGCCCGGGCCGCATATTTGCCGCCGCTGTGGAGCAGTGCTGAAATCGGGCGGGGCACATTGCTATGCCTGTCGCGGAAGCAAGGCTTCAAAATATAAGTGTGCGCTGATTCGTTCGGCATTTGTTTTTAACAATTCTTCCCGTGCGTGGGTACATGCACTTAAATACGGCGGGGCTGATTATCTGGGAAAGGAAATGGGAAAAGAAATGGCCCGCCGTTTTTGCCGTTACCCCGAAATGGCCCAAGCGGAAGTTATTATGCCGGTGCCGCTTTTTTCAAAAAAATACCGGGAGCGCGGATATAACCAAAGTGAATTGTTGGCACAGTCGTTGGCGGAAGAGTTACTGATTCCCTTGGATAAAACTTCTTTGAAGCGTACGCGCAATACCGTCAGCCAAACTACCTTAGGGAGAAAAGGCCGCTTGGAAAATATGACGGGATCCTTTGTCTGTCGCAACCCAAAATCCGTTTACAGAAAAACCGTTTTACTCATTGATGATGTGGCCACTACCGGGGCAACCCTGGAAGGATGCGCCCAAGCCCTTAAACGAGCCGGTGCCAAAAAAGTGCTGGCCTATACCTTTGCCAGAGAATAA
- a CDS encoding serine dehydratase subunit alpha family protein: MNLLKEVLKYQVYPAMGCTEPVSVALCAAYAAKELGEPVARLSFELDAGTYKNGMGVRIPNTDGEKGNVLAGAMGALLACPEKNMEILAAADKTVLAKAKLLVENRAVSMKVAPGVNGFYIKACLTGISGKTAQCIIAGGHTEVVYLSCNGKIKLEKKAQESLSSKPDFKTALKNATLAQLLDAAENADEEDLAYIKKGVEMNLKAAERGQALQKVGFYIKELVRKQLIQMDLISSTKILTACAADARMDGQAIPVMASGESGNQGVVTILVPWKVGKEMEVDETTILKSIALSHLLNGYVKVFTGELAPICGCAIAAGVGATAGIVYQQRGKCVPAVTLAINNIISDIGGMLCDGAKSGCALKVVSSTDAAIRSAYMAIHDYGITEVEGFVGRTAEETIQNLGSISSVGMSRVDPMIVNIMQEKCNS, from the coding sequence ATGAATTTATTAAAAGAAGTTTTGAAATACCAAGTTTATCCGGCCATGGGTTGTACAGAACCCGTTTCCGTTGCGTTGTGCGCCGCCTACGCGGCCAAAGAATTGGGCGAACCCGTAGCCCGACTGTCTTTTGAGTTAGATGCCGGCACCTACAAAAACGGTATGGGCGTGCGTATCCCCAACACCGACGGCGAAAAAGGAAATGTGCTCGCCGGTGCCATGGGTGCGCTTTTGGCCTGCCCGGAAAAAAATATGGAAATTTTAGCCGCCGCCGACAAAACCGTTTTGGCCAAGGCAAAACTATTGGTAGAAAACCGTGCGGTTTCCATGAAAGTAGCTCCGGGAGTAAACGGATTTTATATCAAGGCCTGTTTAACGGGCATTAGCGGTAAAACGGCCCAATGCATCATTGCCGGCGGTCATACCGAAGTGGTTTATTTATCCTGTAACGGTAAAATAAAATTAGAAAAAAAAGCACAAGAATCTCTTTCCTCCAAGCCGGACTTCAAAACCGCCCTTAAAAATGCCACGTTAGCGCAACTGTTGGACGCGGCCGAAAACGCAGATGAAGAAGATTTGGCCTATATCAAAAAAGGGGTAGAAATGAACTTAAAAGCCGCCGAAAGAGGCCAAGCTTTGCAAAAAGTGGGTTTCTACATTAAAGAACTCGTCCGCAAACAACTAATACAAATGGATTTGATTTCTTCCACCAAAATTCTAACCGCTTGCGCAGCCGATGCCCGCATGGACGGCCAAGCCATACCCGTTATGGCCAGCGGAGAATCCGGCAACCAAGGGGTAGTAACTATTTTGGTACCGTGGAAAGTAGGAAAAGAAATGGAAGTGGACGAAACCACCATTTTGAAAAGTATTGCCTTATCGCATTTACTTAACGGCTATGTAAAGGTATTTACGGGAGAACTGGCCCCCATTTGCGGTTGCGCGATTGCCGCCGGGGTGGGTGCCACCGCGGGCATTGTATATCAACAACGCGGCAAATGCGTACCTGCCGTTACCTTAGCCATCAACAACATCATCAGCGACATCGGCGGTATGCTTTGCGACGGCGCCAAAAGCGGTTGCGCCTTAAAGGTAGTCAGTTCCACCGATGCCGCCATACGCAGTGCCTATATGGCTATTCACGACTACGGCATTACCGAAGTGGAAGGGTTTGTAGGCAGAACGGCAGAAGAAACAATCCAAAACCTGGGCAGTATTTCCAGTGTGGGAATGAGCCGGGTGGATCCCATGATTGTAAACATCATGCAGGAGAAATGCAACTCTTAA
- a CDS encoding M20/M25/M40 family metallo-hydrolase, giving the protein MRLKLLVVFLSLFAFTFSTVNAAEFTAPAIKKPSYAKKNQKLADSFRQKLFDRFITYTTHDSQSSETQEITQEQIDTAHKLMAELKSLGIDAQLTEHYYIFVDLPSNLAWDAPVLGYSCHYDTTPDNLGKNIKAQVIEKYDGKPIVLKNNQVIDPSTEKDAYLATQVGKKVVTSDGTTILSADDKAGLSVVVTFLETLVKNPSKPHGRIQVVIAPNEDVGRAAQYIEETGYNPDISFDFDGGSDGRVVAENFNAESVIFTVKGTPGHQSYAATNGYRNAWKPACQLGDSICRDQDLPNNSSGEQGYAELHHMYYPENQVSTALLDIRLRGFDQGEMDNWKERADTIANTIAEKYEVAISKQVVRSYGNVGEALHESTLAVMYGAFNSANVEPKIEKMRAGTTASMFLVKTGKGALTVFTGQNNPHALTEWLSEEDMFKSYLISLNLADEVAKLKLK; this is encoded by the coding sequence ATGCGTCTTAAATTGTTAGTTGTTTTCTTATCGCTATTTGCATTTACCTTTTCTACCGTAAATGCCGCCGAATTTACGGCTCCGGCTATCAAAAAGCCCTCTTATGCCAAAAAGAACCAAAAATTGGCTGATTCTTTCCGCCAAAAATTGTTCGACCGTTTTATTACTTACACCACGCACGACAGCCAAAGCAGCGAAACGCAAGAAATTACCCAAGAACAAATCGATACAGCCCATAAACTTATGGCTGAATTAAAATCTTTGGGAATTGATGCCCAATTGACCGAACACTATTATATTTTTGTAGATTTGCCCTCTAACCTTGCTTGGGATGCCCCTGTTTTGGGTTACAGCTGCCACTACGATACAACTCCCGACAATTTGGGCAAAAACATCAAAGCGCAAGTAATTGAAAAGTACGACGGAAAACCGATTGTTCTTAAAAACAACCAAGTAATCGATCCCTCCACCGAAAAAGACGCATACTTGGCCACCCAAGTCGGTAAAAAAGTCGTTACCTCTGACGGCACCACCATTTTATCCGCCGATGACAAAGCCGGCCTTTCCGTTGTGGTTACCTTCTTAGAAACTTTGGTAAAAAACCCCTCTAAACCTCATGGTCGTATTCAAGTAGTTATCGCGCCGAACGAAGATGTGGGCCGCGCCGCCCAATACATTGAAGAAACCGGCTACAACCCGGATATTTCCTTCGATTTCGACGGCGGCTCCGACGGCAGAGTAGTAGCCGAAAACTTTAACGCCGAATCCGTTATCTTTACGGTAAAAGGTACCCCCGGTCACCAATCTTATGCCGCCACCAACGGCTACAGAAACGCTTGGAAACCCGCCTGTCAACTTGGCGACAGCATCTGCCGCGACCAAGACCTCCCCAACAACTCCAGCGGGGAACAAGGCTATGCGGAACTCCACCACATGTATTATCCGGAAAACCAAGTCAGCACCGCCTTGCTCGATATTCGCTTACGCGGTTTTGACCAAGGCGAAATGGATAACTGGAAGGAACGCGCTGACACTATTGCCAATACCATTGCCGAAAAATATGAAGTGGCGATTTCCAAACAAGTTGTCCGCAGTTACGGTAATGTGGGTGAAGCGTTACACGAAAGTACTTTAGCCGTTATGTATGGGGCTTTTAACAGTGCCAATGTGGAACCCAAAATCGAAAAAATGCGCGCCGGCACCACGGCTTCTATGTTCCTCGTAAAAACCGGGAAAGGTGCGTTAACTGTCTTCACCGGGCAAAACAATCCCCACGCTTTGACGGAATGGTTAAGCGAAGAAGATATGTTCAAGTCTTATTTAATTTCCTTAAACTTGGCTGATGAAGTAGCCAAACTTAAATTAAAATAG
- a CDS encoding YjgP/YjgQ family permease, translating to MNISIFSRYIAKSLLTFFAGVTGILTFVIFMMRSIKVLDMAMTYGTGIGWIASSLFNLLPDVFCLSAPMAFQIAVLLTLTSMSEHGELIALRAAGFSFKEIVRPLLICAVSLSVLLFVLGNWLTPRSYKRFLERREEARSKITKVTLEPKTFINLGDWDLYLEKLDPSTHTAQLIHLIKKNDEGALSTKVNATSGKVILTDTAIGLHLEDGQMQRIDEKNNSSIIAANFDDYTMSISLVRDRERSRKVGEMTTTKLLRLLRTGLVEEKLANEYKTTISMRNVLALSPIILLFVSCPIGFSFGKRTNKGWGMLFSVIIIFTFYLLMTFGLSLGKKYGWISYPGPWLPIFTGAGVAYWLWKKRLNI from the coding sequence ATGAACATTAGCATCTTTTCCCGCTATATAGCCAAAAGCCTGCTTACCTTTTTTGCCGGGGTAACGGGCATTTTGACCTTTGTTATTTTTATGATGCGCTCCATCAAAGTACTGGATATGGCCATGACATACGGCACCGGTATCGGGTGGATTGCTTCTTCTCTGTTTAATTTACTGCCCGATGTGTTTTGCTTAAGCGCACCGATGGCTTTTCAAATTGCGGTACTGTTAACCTTAACTTCTATGAGCGAACACGGCGAACTGATTGCCTTGCGCGCAGCCGGATTTTCGTTTAAGGAAATCGTGCGGCCGTTGCTTATTTGCGCGGTTTCTCTATCGGTACTACTCTTTGTGTTGGGCAACTGGTTAACCCCCCGCAGTTACAAACGCTTTTTGGAACGCCGCGAAGAAGCCCGCAGTAAAATTACCAAAGTAACCTTAGAACCTAAAACTTTTATCAACTTGGGAGATTGGGATTTGTACTTGGAAAAGTTAGACCCCTCCACCCACACGGCGCAACTGATTCACTTAATCAAGAAAAACGATGAAGGGGCTTTGAGCACCAAAGTAAATGCCACTTCGGGCAAAGTAATCTTGACCGATACCGCCATTGGTTTACATTTGGAAGACGGACAAATGCAACGCATTGACGAAAAAAATAACAGTTCCATTATCGCCGCCAACTTTGATGATTACACCATGAGTATTTCCCTCGTGCGCGACCGCGAACGCAGCCGCAAAGTGGGCGAAATGACCACCACCAAACTCCTGCGTTTATTGCGTACGGGGCTGGTAGAAGAAAAATTGGCCAACGAATATAAAACCACCATCAGTATGAGAAATGTGCTTGCGTTGTCGCCGATTATTTTATTGTTTGTCAGTTGCCCGATTGGTTTTTCGTTCGGTAAACGGACTAACAAGGGCTGGGGTATGTTGTTTAGCGTCATCATTATTTTCACTTTTTATCTGTTGATGACTTTTGGCCTCTCCCTTGGTAAAAAATACGGGTGGATATCCTATCCCGGCCCGTGGTTGCCCATTTTTACCGGAGCGGGAGTAGCCTACTGGCTTTGGAAAAAGAGGCTTAATATTTAG